From the genome of uncultured Fretibacterium sp., one region includes:
- a CDS encoding flagellar protein FlaG: MEVRLTPGGMTVPEAPPGEGQSARRAVASESGEVLPRRDSGADAQDRPAGFDLDKEDLKDLLRRTTDAVEALGPSGRHLKYEVIDEAGLVQVQVIDTLDGNIVRKIPADEIVKLVSRIRETLNERLDVVA, from the coding sequence ATGGAGGTTCGTTTAACTCCGGGCGGGATGACCGTACCCGAGGCCCCACCCGGTGAGGGGCAGTCCGCGCGTCGGGCTGTGGCGTCCGAGTCTGGGGAGGTTCTGCCGCGTCGGGATTCCGGTGCGGACGCACAGGACCGTCCGGCCGGGTTCGACCTCGACAAGGAGGACCTGAAGGACCTTCTGAGGAGGACGACGGACGCGGTCGAGGCCCTGGGCCCGAGCGGCCGTCACCTGAAGTACGAGGTGATCGACGAGGCGGGGCTGGTTCAGGTCCAGGTGATCGACACGCTGGACGGAAACATCGTGAGGAAGATCCCGGCGGACGAGATCGTGAAGCTGGTCTCGCGCATCCGCGAGACCTTGAACGAGCGCCTGGACGTCGTGGCGTAA